The following coding sequences are from one Arachis hypogaea cultivar Tifrunner chromosome 7, arahy.Tifrunner.gnm2.J5K5, whole genome shotgun sequence window:
- the LOC112702702 gene encoding peroxidase RIP1 produces MAPNNLHQYIISVVVIVSLAIFLNPTYGEDGLSPDYYKGVCPQALPTVRAVVRQAIDSEPRNGAFLLHLHFHDCFVNGCDGSVLLDDTPEMKGEKTATPNNNSLRAFDVVDEIKAAVDKACNGPLVSCADILALAARDSVFIMGGKQYYYKVLLGRRDATSASIEDANNHLPLANADFSDLLGRFFQPNGLNLKDMVVLSGAHTIGFAKCDSFKARLYNDTNIDSNFATSLKQSCPPSGGSNLTALDVSTASFDNNYYSDLLQNKGVLHSDQELYKGDGCESDQLVKLYNSNPNAFAKDFATSMVKMGKIKPLLGNQGEIRSSCRKTNRGGYY; encoded by the exons ATGGCTCCCAATAATCTCCATCAATATATTATTAGTGTGGTTGTTATCGTTTCTTTGGCAATATTTTTGAACCCAACATACGGTGAGGATGGGTTGAGTCCTGATTACTATAAGGGAGTGTGCCCTCAGGCATTGCCAACCGTACGAGCAGTTGTGAGGCAAGCAATCGATAGTGAACCACGAAATGGAGCatttttgttgcatttgcatTTCCATGACTGCTTTGTTAAT GGGTGTGACGGATCGGTTCTACTAGATGACACTCCGGAGATGAAGGGAGAAAAGACAGCAACCCCGAATAACAATTCACTTCGAGCATTTGATGTTGTTGATGAAATCAAAGCAGCTGTCGACAAAGCTTGCAATGGGCCTCTTGTCTCCTGTGCAGATATACTTGCTCTTGCTGCTCGTGATTCTGTATTCATT ATGGGAGGTAAACAATACTACTACAAAGTGTTGCTAGGCAGAAGAGATGCAACATCTGCAAGCATAGAGGATGCAAACAACCACCTTCCGTTGGCGAACGCCGACTTCTCAGATCTTCTCGGCCGATTCTTCCAGCCAAATGGGCTGAACCTCAAAGACATGGTGGTCCTTTCCGGCGCACACACAATTGGATTCGCAAAATGTGATTCTTTCAAAGCAAGGCTCTACAATGACACCAACATAGACTCAAATTTCGCAACATCATTGAAGCAATCTTGTCCTCCCAGTGGTGGTTCAAATTTGACAGCTTTAGATGTTAGTACTGCAAGTTTTGACAACAACTATTACAGTGATTTGTTGCAGAACAAGGGAGTTCTTCATTCTGATCAAGAGCTCTATAAGGGTGATGGTTGTGAGAGTGATCAGTTGGTGAAGCTTTATAATAGTAACCCTAATGCTTTTGCTAAGGATTTTGCAACTTCCATGGTTAAGATGGGTAAGATTAAGCCTTTACTTGGaaatcaaggagaaattagatCTAGTTGCAGAAAAACCAATCGTGGTGGATATTACTAG